In Nocardioides palaemonis, a single genomic region encodes these proteins:
- a CDS encoding metalloregulator ArsR/SmtB family transcription factor, with translation MSKSVGRPPLTLTPVETAACCSPLLREPLSAERAEGVAPLLKALADPVRLRLVSIVAASEGGEACVCDLNDAFDLSQPTISHHLKVLHDAGLLDRAKRGVWVYYAVRREVLADLASLIGGEG, from the coding sequence GTGTCGAAGTCTGTTGGACGTCCGCCGCTGACCCTCACCCCCGTCGAGACCGCCGCCTGCTGCTCGCCCCTCCTGCGCGAGCCGCTCTCCGCGGAGCGGGCGGAGGGCGTCGCCCCGCTGCTCAAGGCGCTCGCCGACCCCGTACGCCTGCGGCTGGTGTCGATCGTCGCCGCGAGCGAGGGCGGTGAGGCGTGCGTGTGCGACCTCAACGACGCCTTCGACCTCTCCCAGCCGACGATCAGCCACCACCTCAAGGTGCTGCACGACGCGGGCCTGCTCGACCGCGCCAAGCGCGGCGTGTGGGTCTACTACGCCGTGCGCCGCGAGGTCCTCGCCGACCTCGCCTCCCTGATCGGCGGCGAGGGATGA
- a CDS encoding DEAD/DEAH box helicase, whose amino-acid sequence MTFADLGVPSSLVSVLEQQGITTPTPIQAATLPDSLAGRDVLGRGRTGSGKTYGFLLPLVARLDAAKLPAMPRKPRALILAPTRELVGQIEASLAPLAQATGLSTRTVFGGVGQNPQVTALKKGVDIVIACPGRLEDLMQQGFADLSAVEITVLDEADHMADLGFLPGVRRIMDKTPQSGQRLLFSATLDKAIDVLVKRFLSNPVTHEADSAQSPVATMHHHVLHLSREQRVPVLVDLTSAPGRTVVFTRTKYGAKALARQLNKSGVPSVELHGNLSQNARTRNMEAFHSGTATTLVATDIAARGIHVDDVSLVVHADPPVEHKAYLHRSGRTARAGNEGTVITLMTDEQVRDVRDLTRQAGIKPVTTKVDGPKHPVLVQLAPGERTLVPGGLVVETPTGAGAQGARAGGGGRNRSRRRGKGGGQSTGQASRQGARSGGQGGQGGQGGRPGQGQGGQSAAKASQGGGQRRRRSGGGQGGQGGQSGRSGGHSASSFSRGR is encoded by the coding sequence ATGACCTTCGCCGACCTCGGCGTTCCCTCCTCGCTCGTCTCCGTCCTGGAGCAGCAGGGCATCACCACCCCCACCCCGATCCAGGCCGCGACGCTGCCCGACAGCCTCGCCGGCCGCGACGTCCTCGGCCGCGGCCGCACCGGCTCCGGCAAGACCTACGGGTTCCTGCTGCCGCTGGTCGCGCGCCTCGACGCCGCGAAGCTGCCGGCCATGCCGCGCAAGCCGCGCGCGCTCATCCTGGCCCCGACCCGCGAGCTGGTCGGCCAGATCGAGGCCTCCCTCGCGCCGCTGGCGCAGGCCACCGGCCTCTCCACCCGCACCGTCTTCGGCGGCGTCGGCCAGAACCCCCAGGTCACCGCGCTCAAGAAGGGCGTCGACATCGTCATCGCCTGCCCGGGCCGGCTCGAGGACCTCATGCAGCAGGGCTTCGCCGACCTGTCCGCCGTCGAGATCACGGTCCTCGACGAGGCCGACCACATGGCCGACCTCGGCTTCCTGCCCGGCGTGCGCCGGATCATGGACAAGACCCCGCAGTCCGGCCAGCGCCTGCTGTTCTCGGCGACGCTCGACAAGGCGATCGACGTCCTGGTCAAGCGGTTCCTGAGCAACCCGGTCACCCACGAGGCCGACTCGGCGCAGTCGCCGGTCGCGACGATGCACCACCACGTGCTCCACCTCTCGCGCGAGCAGCGCGTGCCGGTGCTGGTCGACCTGACCAGCGCGCCCGGTCGCACCGTGGTCTTCACCCGCACCAAGTACGGCGCCAAGGCGCTCGCCCGCCAGCTCAACAAGTCGGGCGTGCCGAGCGTCGAGCTGCACGGCAACCTGTCGCAGAACGCCCGCACCCGCAACATGGAGGCGTTCCACTCCGGGACCGCGACCACGCTGGTGGCGACCGACATCGCCGCCCGCGGCATCCACGTCGACGACGTGTCGCTGGTCGTGCACGCCGACCCGCCGGTCGAGCACAAGGCCTACCTGCACCGCTCCGGCCGCACCGCGCGCGCCGGCAACGAAGGCACCGTCATCACCCTGATGACCGACGAGCAGGTCCGCGACGTGCGCGACCTGACCCGCCAGGCCGGCATCAAGCCGGTCACCACCAAGGTCGACGGACCCAAGCACCCCGTGCTGGTCCAGCTCGCCCCCGGTGAGCGGACCCTCGTCCCCGGCGGCCTGGTCGTCGAGACGCCCACCGGTGCCGGTGCCCAGGGCGCGCGCGCCGGCGGCGGCGGCCGCAACCGCTCGCGCCGACGCGGCAAGGGCGGCGGCCAGTCCACGGGTCAGGCCTCGCGCCAGGGAGCTCGCTCCGGCGGCCAGGGCGGCCAGGGCGGCCAGGGCGGCCGACCGGGCCAGGGCCAGGGCGGCCAGTCCGCGGCGAAGGCC
- a CDS encoding ArsI/CadI family heavy metal resistance metalloenzyme, translating into MSRLQLALNVDDLETSIAFYSTLFDTAPHKVRPGYANFAVAEPPLKLVLIESPGQGGSVNHLGVEVGDVDVVDAELTRLAAAGLATTEERDTTCCYAKQDKFWVDGAPNGERWEVYTITDDAPATNADGDAPDDAARAAGCCA; encoded by the coding sequence ATGTCCCGCCTCCAGCTGGCCCTCAACGTCGACGACCTCGAGACGTCGATCGCCTTCTACTCCACGCTCTTCGACACGGCGCCGCACAAGGTGCGCCCGGGCTACGCCAACTTCGCGGTCGCCGAGCCGCCCCTCAAGCTGGTCCTCATCGAGAGCCCGGGCCAGGGTGGCAGCGTCAACCACCTCGGGGTCGAGGTCGGCGACGTGGACGTGGTCGACGCCGAGCTCACCCGGCTGGCCGCCGCCGGCCTCGCGACGACCGAGGAGCGCGACACGACCTGCTGCTACGCCAAGCAGGACAAGTTCTGGGTCGACGGCGCGCCGAACGGCGAGCGGTGGGAGGTCTACACGATCACCGACGACGCGCCCGCCACCAACGCCGACGGGGACGCGCCCGACGACGCCGCGCGCGCCGCGGGGTGCTGCGCCTGA